One window of Leptotrichia sp. oral taxon 498 genomic DNA carries:
- a CDS encoding glycosyltransferase, with amino-acid sequence MIDKKIYYVWIGNAKKPEIFYKCLESWKKNLPDFEIIEINEKNFDMEKHLKKNRFFRECYEKKLWAYVSDYMRVHFMYENSGIYVDTDMEIIKDLTPILEEKISFFQNQKDKLSKKMEFFIGYEDKKHISVGIFGTTKHNEILKEIMEFYEADIWEKPIWTIPKIFTYVFEKKYNLSEKRENILKDGEIVIFPKEYFYPYGYHEKYTEDCIKPETYGIHWWNDSWSSLSASLFLETKHLKGIKKIVKLSRIVARYWIKKK; translated from the coding sequence ATTATAGATAAAAAAATATATTATGTCTGGATAGGAAATGCAAAAAAGCCAGAGATTTTTTACAAATGCTTGGAATCTTGGAAAAAGAATTTACCAGATTTTGAGATAATTGAGATTAACGAGAAAAATTTTGATATGGAAAAACATCTAAAAAAGAACAGATTTTTTCGTGAATGTTATGAGAAAAAATTGTGGGCATATGTTTCAGATTACATGAGAGTTCATTTTATGTATGAGAATTCAGGAATTTATGTGGACACAGATATGGAAATAATAAAAGATTTGACACCAATTTTGGAAGAAAAAATTTCTTTTTTTCAAAATCAAAAAGATAAACTTTCAAAAAAAATGGAATTTTTTATTGGCTACGAAGACAAAAAACACATAAGTGTAGGTATTTTTGGGACAACGAAACATAATGAAATTTTAAAAGAAATAATGGAGTTTTACGAAGCTGACATTTGGGAAAAGCCTATTTGGACGATTCCAAAGATTTTTACTTATGTTTTTGAGAAAAAATATAATTTGAGCGAAAAAAGAGAAAATATTTTAAAAGATGGAGAAATTGTAATTTTTCCGAAAGAATACTTTTATCCATACGGTTATCACGAAAAATACACAGAAGATTGCATAAAACCTGAAACTTATGGAATTCATTGGTGGAATGACAGCTGGAGCAGCTTATCTGCAAGTCTTTTTTTGGAAACGAAACATTTGAAAGGAATAAAAAAGATTGTGAAGTTATCTAGGATTGTGGCTAGATATTGGATTAAAAAGAAATAA
- the wzy gene encoding O-antigen polysaccharide polymerase Wzy, translating to MRRDKLLFLIFHIFVIAFVLFLKVAVHFENIKSDMKFLEVLLMFVYIYVFLTAKVYLDWLNSYMIFLYTTFLFNFTRIFLDVVNYREFGWATKFANFYFYYDVRIEIITIFLLVLLFTHLGFFIGIMNEEIYELKSSVTLQKNPIFENLGMFLFIISLPALAYKMLLQLKVILSAGYEAYYTGILKNVEYPVFTKGSGTIMTIGFLIFLISIPKKKKFLFVSALYLMVKLLDSFKGARAIFLTQLLFVMWYYAKVYGIKIKPKTMVKLTAFTVIFSQFLVSFRSKKIFSFDLINSICNFLFSQGVSYLVLGYTVNFKGKIVGAGPYPYILQGLFGFKPQSMDTLYMTNSLADRLTYELDPTAYLKGEGIGSNYIAEMYDLGYIWLIIISILLGIAIIKYEKYVVKNRFLLLTSYYFIPNLFYIPRGSFFGDGLIKNMALLVAVYAIVTSIDYMYKQIEKKRELERIKV from the coding sequence ATGAGAAGAGATAAACTGTTATTTTTAATATTTCATATATTTGTAATAGCTTTTGTGTTATTTTTAAAAGTGGCAGTACATTTTGAAAACATAAAGTCAGATATGAAATTTTTAGAAGTTTTGCTTATGTTTGTCTATATTTATGTATTCTTAACAGCAAAAGTTTATTTAGATTGGCTAAATTCCTATATGATTTTTTTGTACACCACGTTCTTATTCAATTTTACGAGAATTTTTTTAGATGTTGTAAATTACCGTGAATTCGGCTGGGCAACAAAATTTGCCAATTTTTACTTTTATTACGATGTCCGAATAGAAATTATAACAATATTTTTATTAGTTTTGCTATTTACACATCTAGGATTTTTTATTGGAATTATGAATGAAGAAATCTATGAATTAAAAAGCAGCGTAACACTTCAAAAAAATCCCATTTTTGAAAATTTAGGAATGTTCTTATTCATAATTTCGTTACCCGCTCTAGCTTACAAGATGTTGCTTCAGTTAAAAGTAATTTTAAGTGCTGGATACGAAGCATATTACACAGGAATTTTAAAAAATGTCGAATATCCCGTTTTTACAAAAGGAAGCGGAACAATAATGACAATCGGATTTTTAATATTTTTAATTTCCATTCCTAAAAAAAAGAAATTTTTATTCGTTTCAGCACTTTATTTAATGGTAAAATTATTGGATTCATTCAAAGGAGCAAGAGCGATTTTCTTAACTCAATTATTATTCGTTATGTGGTATTACGCAAAAGTTTATGGAATAAAGATAAAACCAAAGACAATGGTCAAATTAACGGCTTTTACAGTAATTTTTTCCCAATTTCTGGTCTCATTCAGAAGTAAAAAAATATTCAGTTTCGACTTAATAAATTCAATCTGCAACTTTTTATTCTCACAAGGAGTAAGTTACTTAGTTTTAGGATACACAGTCAATTTCAAAGGCAAAATTGTGGGTGCAGGTCCATATCCTTACATTTTACAAGGACTTTTTGGATTCAAGCCACAGTCAATGGACACGCTTTACATGACAAATTCATTAGCCGACAGATTGACATACGAGCTAGATCCAACGGCATATTTAAAAGGAGAAGGAATAGGTTCAAACTATATCGCTGAAATGTATGATTTAGGATATATTTGGCTAATTATAATCTCAATTTTATTGGGAATTGCAATCATAAAATATGAAAAATATGTTGTAAAAAACAGATTTTTATTGCTTACAAGCTATTATTTCATCCCAAATTTATTTTACATTCCAAGAGGTTCATTCTTTGGAGATGGATTAATCAAAAATATGGCGCTATTAGTGGCAGTTTATGCAATTGTTACAAGTATTGACTACATGTATAAGCAAATTGAGAAAAAAAGGGAATTGGAGAGAATTAAAGTTTAA
- a CDS encoding KpsF/GutQ family sugar-phosphate isomerase has protein sequence MKNKNKIDVIDEGKKVFEIEIDELKKVRNKVDENFEKLVNMIFNLEKNKVIITGIGKSGIIGEKIAATLASTGTSAIFVNSAEALHGDLGMISCGDIVIAISNSGNSDEVLSILDPIKKIGAKIVSLTGNKNSALAKHSEVVVNIGVDKEACPIGQAPTSSTTVTLVMGDAIAASLMKLRNFTKNDFAKYHPGGSLGKRLLLHVSDLMHIGDELPVLCEDDPIENVIMTLTKKKMGAVCISENGRINGKLKGIITEGDIRRALQHKEKFFGYKAKDIMTKSPIFIHKEAMALEALKLMENRKNEIGVLPVTEDGKVIGIIRVHDLVGLK, from the coding sequence ATGAAAAATAAAAATAAAATTGATGTTATTGATGAAGGAAAAAAAGTTTTTGAAATTGAAATAGACGAATTAAAAAAAGTTAGAAATAAAGTTGATGAAAATTTTGAAAAACTTGTGAATATGATTTTTAATTTAGAAAAAAATAAAGTTATAATTACAGGGATTGGAAAATCTGGAATAATTGGAGAAAAAATAGCTGCGACTTTGGCTTCAACTGGAACAAGTGCCATTTTTGTAAATTCAGCAGAAGCGCTTCACGGCGATTTGGGAATGATAAGCTGTGGGGATATTGTCATAGCAATTTCAAATAGCGGAAATTCAGATGAAGTTTTGAGCATTTTGGATCCAATAAAAAAAATTGGAGCAAAAATTGTCAGCCTTACTGGAAATAAAAATTCAGCGCTTGCGAAACATTCTGAAGTTGTAGTAAATATCGGAGTTGACAAGGAAGCGTGCCCAATTGGTCAAGCGCCGACAAGTTCGACAACTGTAACACTTGTCATGGGAGACGCAATAGCAGCAAGTCTTATGAAACTTAGAAATTTCACAAAAAATGATTTTGCAAAATATCATCCTGGTGGAAGTCTTGGAAAAAGACTTTTGTTGCATGTGTCAGATTTAATGCACATTGGCGATGAATTACCTGTACTTTGTGAAGATGATCCGATAGAAAATGTCATTATGACTTTGACAAAAAAGAAGATGGGAGCTGTCTGTATCTCTGAAAATGGAAGAATTAATGGAAAACTTAAAGGAATTATAACAGAAGGAGATATACGACGAGCATTGCAGCACAAAGAAAAGTTTTTTGGCTACAAGGCAAAGGACATTATGACAAAATCGCCTATTTTTATTCATAAAGAAGCGATGGCACTGGAAGCGTTGAAACTTATGGAAAATAGAAAAAATGAAATTGGAGTGCTTCCAGTTACAGAAGATGGAAAAGTTATTGGAATTATTAGAGTGCACGATTTGGTTGGGTTAAAATAG
- a CDS encoding glycosyltransferase family 2 protein: MKFTIFTPTYNRKELLKKLYVSLQNQTFKDFEWLIVDDGSNDGTNELVKDFLKEKKLDIKYFFKENGGKQRAYNFALEKAQGELFICLDSDDEYKNYGLEIILKYLKKYENNKNLAGMGYLSTYPNGKIIGSAFPKDELIATQFEVYNKYGVTGDKGLAFFTKIIKKFPFPVFDGEKFITEAVVYNRICRNYKMLYVNEKIEIKDYQKDGLTAKYNNLLLKNPKGQALYHNEINFEKLSFKQRLLNNAVYYKFCRFSNYSYLKSFKECNSKLFFVLGSFLGFIMWSKDKKNF, from the coding sequence ATGAAATTTACAATTTTTACACCGACCTACAACCGAAAAGAATTACTAAAAAAATTATATGTTTCATTGCAAAATCAGACTTTCAAAGATTTTGAATGGCTGATTGTCGACGATGGCTCAAATGATGGAACAAATGAACTTGTAAAAGATTTTTTAAAAGAAAAAAAACTCGATATAAAATATTTTTTTAAAGAAAATGGCGGAAAACAGAGGGCGTATAATTTTGCGCTGGAAAAAGCACAAGGAGAATTGTTTATCTGTCTTGATTCTGACGATGAATACAAAAATTATGGGCTTGAAATTATTTTAAAATATTTAAAAAAATATGAAAATAACAAGAATTTAGCTGGAATGGGCTATCTTTCAACTTATCCAAACGGAAAAATTATAGGAAGCGCTTTTCCAAAAGATGAATTAATTGCGACACAGTTTGAAGTTTATAACAAATACGGCGTAACAGGAGATAAAGGGCTTGCATTTTTTACAAAAATTATAAAAAAATTTCCATTTCCTGTATTTGACGGTGAAAAATTTATAACCGAAGCTGTTGTTTATAACAGAATTTGCAGAAATTATAAAATGCTTTATGTCAATGAAAAAATTGAAATTAAAGATTATCAAAAAGATGGATTAACGGCAAAATATAATAATTTGCTGCTAAAAAATCCAAAGGGACAGGCGCTTTATCACAACGAAATAAATTTTGAAAAATTATCTTTTAAGCAAAGGCTTTTAAATAACGCAGTTTATTATAAATTTTGCAGATTTTCAAATTATAGCTACTTAAAATCTTTTAAAGAGTGCAACAGCAAGTTATTTTTTGTTTTGGGAAGTTTTTTAGGATTTATTATGTGGTCGAAAGATAAAAAAAATTTTTAG
- a CDS encoding lipopolysaccharide biosynthesis protein — MDNKSLLKGTLVYTLSNVVTKMGSLVFLPIITRLLTVEEYGIVGMLEPIATLFAVFLGLGIYNAQMKKYVDLKDDPKEFGSFLFSSFFVIIVFNLLVFLFLITPFSKKIFSYIIDLNKIDYNSLIILTIVIGFVNALNTLAITLFRMKKMYRKVAFGSLIKLFSNYFLAIYFIKYMKLGALGNQIANFAAVVLLLIYCFKDYFGKFNFKFKKEYVNYSLKNGLPLIFIELTDQIVNFSDRIVLGKFIPIAIVGAYSLAFTGGRALSVITGSFINSWTPEFYEAMKTDRNNPKITKSLETFLGIISFACVIAQLFAPEAIKLIFPKSYAAAIDFIPYVLAGIVIQALVCLDYFFHFHEDSMYIFYFSVFAMAFNLIGNLILIPNFKSYGVFIALWTTILAFLLRAVAEMVVIKRKYHISFNYRKMFFYLIILLNPAIFYLSNHEVSWMKFALKIVYLGIIAKILINKEVAEKIKNIFKKFLKR, encoded by the coding sequence ATGGATAATAAAAGTTTATTAAAAGGGACACTTGTCTACACGCTCTCAAATGTTGTCACAAAAATGGGATCACTCGTATTTTTGCCGATAATCACAAGGCTTTTGACCGTTGAAGAATATGGAATTGTCGGAATGTTAGAACCAATTGCCACGCTTTTTGCAGTATTTTTAGGACTTGGAATTTATAATGCGCAAATGAAAAAATATGTGGATTTAAAAGATGATCCAAAAGAATTTGGAAGTTTCTTGTTTTCTTCGTTTTTTGTCATAATAGTTTTTAACTTATTAGTTTTTTTATTTTTAATAACGCCGTTTTCAAAAAAAATATTTTCATATATAATTGATTTAAACAAAATTGATTACAATTCACTGATTATTTTAACAATTGTAATAGGATTTGTAAATGCTTTAAATACACTTGCAATAACGCTTTTTAGAATGAAAAAGATGTACAGAAAAGTTGCATTTGGAAGTTTAATCAAACTTTTTTCAAATTATTTCTTAGCGATATATTTTATAAAATATATGAAGTTAGGAGCGCTTGGAAATCAAATTGCAAATTTTGCGGCTGTAGTTTTGCTTTTGATTTATTGCTTTAAAGATTATTTTGGAAAATTTAATTTTAAATTTAAGAAAGAATATGTAAATTATTCACTAAAAAATGGATTGCCACTAATTTTCATTGAATTAACTGACCAAATTGTAAATTTTAGCGACAGAATTGTTTTGGGAAAATTTATTCCAATTGCAATTGTTGGAGCTTACAGCCTTGCATTTACTGGTGGAAGGGCGCTTTCAGTAATAACGGGATCGTTTATAAACAGCTGGACTCCAGAGTTTTATGAAGCAATGAAAACGGATAGAAATAATCCAAAAATTACAAAAAGTCTTGAAACATTTTTGGGAATAATTTCGTTTGCATGTGTAATTGCGCAGCTTTTTGCACCAGAAGCAATAAAACTTATTTTTCCAAAAAGTTATGCCGCTGCAATTGACTTTATCCCATATGTTCTTGCGGGAATTGTGATACAGGCGCTTGTCTGTCTGGATTATTTTTTTCATTTTCATGAAGACAGTATGTATATTTTTTATTTTTCAGTTTTTGCGATGGCTTTTAATTTAATTGGAAATTTAATTTTGATTCCAAATTTTAAAAGTTATGGGGTATTTATTGCATTGTGGACAACAATTTTGGCATTTTTATTGAGAGCAGTTGCCGAAATGGTCGTCATAAAAAGAAAATATCATATTTCTTTTAATTACAGAAAAATGTTTTTTTATTTGATAATTTTATTAAATCCAGCGATTTTTTATCTGTCAAATCATGAAGTTTCGTGGATGAAATTTGCATTAAAAATAGTTTATTTGGGAATCATCGCAAAAATACTTATTAATAAAGAAGTTGCTGAAAAAATAAAAAATATTTTTAAAAAATTTTTGAAAAGATGA
- a CDS encoding mannose-1-phosphate guanylyltransferase, with the protein MNRVALIMAGGSGTRFWPLSTNEKPKQFLDLVSEKTMIKETVDRILKLIPSENIFISTNINYLEIVKKELPQIPVRNIIFEPMARDTAACIGYASQIIDKIMGNSIMAVLPSDHLIEKEDEFLKSLEFAFEAAKGDRIITLGIRPSYPETGYGYIEYVKKNKSCEKKDGLCIYKVKRFREKPNKELAEKYIEQGNFLWNSGIFVWKTKFILSEIKKHMDSHKSVLENIEKLLEKVDLKEFHGEKLSSYVRDEFKNFEKISIDFGVMEHTKSVSVIPVNIGWNDVGSFKSLGDIFSKDDKGNVVKSEKFEKIDSEGNIIINKENDKMIATIGLENIVIVNTKDALLVCHKDKSQEIKKILDKIEKNKS; encoded by the coding sequence ATTAATAGAGTTGCCTTGATTATGGCGGGAGGAAGTGGTACTAGATTTTGGCCCTTGTCGACTAATGAAAAGCCGAAGCAATTTTTGGACTTGGTGTCGGAAAAGACGATGATTAAAGAGACAGTTGACAGAATTTTGAAACTGATACCAAGTGAAAATATATTTATTTCAACAAATATAAATTATTTGGAAATTGTAAAAAAGGAATTGCCGCAAATACCTGTAAGGAATATTATTTTTGAGCCAATGGCACGGGATACTGCAGCTTGTATTGGGTATGCTTCGCAAATAATTGACAAAATTATGGGAAATAGCATTATGGCTGTGTTGCCGTCTGATCATTTGATTGAAAAGGAAGATGAGTTTTTAAAAAGCCTTGAATTTGCATTTGAGGCGGCAAAGGGAGACAGGATTATTACGCTTGGAATAAGACCTTCGTATCCTGAAACTGGGTACGGATATATTGAATATGTGAAAAAAAATAAAAGTTGCGAGAAAAAAGATGGGCTTTGCATATACAAGGTTAAGAGATTTAGGGAAAAGCCAAATAAGGAACTTGCGGAAAAATATATTGAGCAGGGAAATTTTTTATGGAATAGCGGAATATTTGTCTGGAAGACGAAGTTCATTTTGAGCGAGATAAAAAAACATATGGATTCGCACAAAAGTGTTTTGGAAAATATTGAAAAATTACTTGAGAAAGTTGATTTAAAAGAGTTTCATGGAGAAAAATTGAGTAGTTATGTCAGAGATGAATTTAAAAATTTTGAAAAAATCTCGATTGACTTTGGCGTGATGGAGCATACAAAATCTGTGAGTGTGATTCCTGTGAATATTGGTTGGAATGATGTTGGAAGTTTTAAGTCACTGGGAGATATTTTTTCCAAAGATGACAAGGGAAATGTTGTAAAATCTGAAAAATTTGAGAAAATTGACTCTGAAGGAAACATTATCATCAACAAGGAAAATGATAAAATGATTGCAACAATTGGACTGGAAAATATTGTTATTGTAAATACAAAAGATGCACTTCTGGTCTGTCATAAGGATAAAAGTCAGGAAATTAAAAAGATACTGGATAAAATTGAAAAAAATAAAAGTTAA